The Plantactinospora sp. KBS50 sequence CCGTGACCCGGAACTGGCTGGCCGGGCGGATGACCTCCGGGCAGGGGCCGTCGGCCGCGCAGCGGGCGAAGGGCTGGTTCAGCGTGCGGTTCGTCGGCCACGGCGGCGGGCAGCGGGTGGTCACCGAGGTCAGCGGCGGGGATCCCGGGTACGACGAGACCGCCAAGATGCTCGGCGAGGCTGCGCTGAGCCTGGCGCTGGACGAGTTGCCGCCGACGGCCGGGCAGGTCACCACGGCGGTGGCCATGGGCGACGCGCTGACCGCCCGGCTGAGCGCCGCCGGGATCGGGTTCCGGGTGCTGGACCCGCCGGCCGGGTCGGCGCACCCGCCGGCTTGACCCTCGACCCGGTCGAGGCCCCAGGATCCCTGGCTGTGGAGAGGACGATGCACAGCATCGGCGAGCTGTCCCGGGCCAGCGGCCTGTCGGTCAGCGCGCTGCGGTTCTATGACGGCGCGGGCGTACTGGTCCCGGCCGTGGTGGATCCGCACACCGGCTACCGCTGGTACGCCCGGCGGCAGCTCGGTCCGGCGCGGCTGCTGGCCGGCCTGCGCCGGGTCGGGATGCCGCTGCCGGAGATCCGGACGGTGCTGGCCCGCTGGCCGGATCCGGACGCCGTCGTGCCGCTGCTGGATGCGCACCTGCGCCGACTGCAGGACGGTCTCGCCGATGCCCGGCTCGAACTCTCCCGCGTCCATGCCCTGCTGATCCGCGAGGAGAACCCCATGTCCACCCGATGCACCGTGCGCGCCAGCACGTTGGCCGCCGCCCTCGACGCCGTCCGCTTCGCCGTCGGCACCGATCCCGAGCTTCCGGCGCTGTCCGGCGTGCGGCTGGAGGAGACCGACGACGGGTTGCGACTGCTGGCCACCGACCGCTACCGGCTGGCGATCGCCACGGCGCCGGTGCTCGGCCGGTCCGGCCCGCCGATCCGGGTAACCCTGCCGGCGGCGCTGGTTGACGAGGTCCGCGACCGGCTCGGCGGCCGGACCGATGGCCGGCTCGGCGGCCGGACCGGCGACCGGACCGGCGGCCGGTCTCCGGCGCCCGAGGACGAGACCGACGACGAGGTCGTGGTCGAGGTGGCCGATGCGGAACTGTCGGTCACCGTGGCCGGGCACCGCGCGACCGGCGGCGCCGTGGCGGGCGAATGGCCGGACCTGACCCGGGTGCTGCGCGACGCGTCCCCCGGGCCGCACCGCCGGCTGGCCGTGGACGGAACGGCGCTGCGGGCGGCGGTGCGCTCCGGCCGGGCGCTGGTGCGCGAGCACGACGGCGTACCGCGGGAGATCGTGGTGCTGGCCCCGGACCCGGCCGGCGGCGTCGCGGTGTCCGACCCGCACGCGCCGGGCCCGGGCGAGACGATCGCGCTGGACCGGGAGTTCCTGCTGCAGGCCCTGGACGCCGGTGGACCGGGCCAACTGGTCCTGGAACTCGACAACCCGGTCCGCCCGCTGGCCATCCGGTCGGCGACCGGACCGGGCTACTCGGTGCTGATGCCGGTCCGGCTGTAGCGGCGACCGGCGGGGCCGGCAGGGGTCCGGGGCGGGCACGGGGGTCCGGGGACCGGCACGGCGGTCCGGGGCGGGCACGGCGGTCCGGGGCGGGCACGGCGGTCCGGGGCGGGCACGGCGGTCCGGGGGCCGGCGCCCGCACGATCGAATTCAACGTTCGTTGACATCTTCTCGGCTCGACGGCTATCTTTGTCAACAGTCGTTGGCAAAATCGAGGGAGGGGTCATGAACGTCGATGCAGAGGTGATCGTCGCCGGTGCCGGCCCCACCGGGTTGCTCCTGGCCGGGGACCTCGCCGCCGCCGGGGTCTCCTGCACGGTGCTGGAACGGTGGGCGCACGAGTCGAACCTGACCCGGGCGTTCGCCGTGCACGCCCGCACCCTGGAGCTGTTCGACGCCCGCGGCCTGGCCGAGGAACTGCTCGGCACCGGCCAGCGGCTGCGCCGGCTGCGGCTGTTCGGCCGCGCGCAGCTCGACCTGGGCCGGCTGCCGTCCCGGTTCCCGTTCGTGCTGGTCACCCCGCAGTACCACACCGAGGCGGTGCTCAGCCGGTGGGCCACGAAGCAGGGCGCGCGGATCGAGACCGGCGTCGAGGTGACGGGCGTCGACCAGGACCAGGACGCGGTCCGGGTGACGGTGGGATCCCCGGCCGGCCCGCGCACCCTGCGGGCGCGGTACCTGGTGGGCGCCGACGGGGTACGCAGCACCGTCCGGACCGCCCTGGGCATCGACTTCCCCGGGAACGCCGCCGTGCGGTCGCTGATGCTGGCCGACGTGCGGCTCGCCGAGCAGCCGCCCGAGGTGCTGTCGGTGGGCGCGGACGGCCGGGCGTTCGCCTTCCTCGCACCGTTCGGCGACGGCTGGTACCGCGTCATCGCCTGGGACCGCACCCACCAACTGCCGGACAGCGCTCCGGTCGAGCTGGCCGAGATCGCGGCGCTGACCCGGGAGGCGCTGGGCACCGACTTCGGCATGCACGACGCGCGCTGGCTGTCCCGGTTCCACAGCGACGAGCGGCAGGCCACCACGTACCGGTCCGGCCGGGTGATGCTGGCCGGCGACGCGGCGCACGTCCACTCGCCCGCCGGCGGTCAGGGCATGAACACCGGCCTGCAGGACGCGGCGAACCTGAGCTGGAAGCTCGCCGCCGTCCTGCACGACACCGCTCCCGCGGCGCTGCTGGACACGTACGAGAGCGAGCGGTATCCGGTGGGTACCCAGGTGCTGCGGACCAGCGGCGCCCTGTTGCGGGCCGTCACCGCCGGCCCCGGGCCGCGACTGCTGCTCCGGAACCTGGTGGTCCGGCTCGCCGCGGGCATCCCGGCGCTGAACGACCGGCTCGCCGCCCGGGTGTCCGGAATCGCGACCCGCTATCCCGCGCCGCCCGGCGCCCACCCGTCGGTCGGGACCCGGGTGCCGGACCTGCCGTTGAGCGGGCCGGACGGTACGCCGCAGCGGCTCTACGAGGCGCTGCGCGGCGGCCGGTCCGTGCTGGTCACCGCCGCACCGGTGACACCGCCGCCGGGCTGGGCCGGGCGGCTCACCCCGGCGGTCCGCGCCGACGGCCTGCCGGCCACCCTGCTGGTACGCCCGGACGGCTACCTGGGCTGGGCCGCCGACGGCCCGGCCACGCCGCCCCCGGCCAGCCTCTCGGCCGCGCTGCCGGGCTCCTCCAGCGGTTCGCTGAGGTAGCGCTGGAGCGTGGGGCCGATCATCCGGCCGATCGCGGCCGGCGTCATCCCGACCACCGGCGGCAGCCGCAGCAGGTAGCGGCAGAGCGCGAGCCCGAGCACCTGGGTGGCCACCAGCCCGGCCCGCCGGGGCGCCTCCGCCGGCGGCACCACCGCGGCGATCATGCCGACGAGCTGGCGGCGGAAGATCTCCCGCACCCGGTCGGCCGCCGCCGGGTTGGTGGCCGCCGAGCGGAGCAGCAACGCCAGCGCGTCGTCGTGCAGGTCGCCCTCCCAGCGCCGCACGAAGTGCTCCGCCAGCGTCCGGCCCCGATCCGCCGGCGGCACTCCGACCAGGTCGGGCAGCGCCAGATCGGCCGCCAGTGCCGCGTCGAAGAGCCCGTCCTTGCTGCCGAAATAGCGGATGACCATGGACGGGTCGATGCCCGCCGCACCGGCGATCGACCGCACGCTGGCCTTGTCGTACCCGAGGTCGGTGAACTGCCGCCGGGCCGCCGCGAGGATGGCCAGCCGGGTCCGGTCGGACTTGCGGACCGGTCGCGAGCCCTCCGCCCGCATCAGCCGCGCCGCCCCGGCGTCCCCCACCCGCTCACCCGGGCGATGCTATAGCCTCGCCGGCCGGCCCGGCGGTCGCCCGCGCCCAGCGCCGGGCACTACTCTCGGGCCGTGACCTACCTCGCCGCGCCCGGACGCTACGAAACGATGACCTACCGCCGGGCCGGCCGCAGCGGCCTGTGCCTGCCCGCCCTCTCGCTCGGCCTGTGGCACAACTTCGGGCACGGACGGTCCCAGGACCAGCAGCGGGAGATCCTGCTGCGGGCGTTCGACCTGGGCATCACGCACTTCGACCTGGCGAACAACTACGGGCCGCCGGCCGGCTCGGCGGAGGAACGGTTCGGCCGGGTGCTCGCCACCGACCTCGGCCGCTACCGCGACGAACTGGTCGTCTCCACCAAGGCCGGCTACCGGATGTGGCCCGGCCCGTACGGTGAGTGGGGCTCCCGCAAGTACCTGCTCTCCTCCCTCGACGCGTCGCTGCGCCGGCTCAAGCTGGACTATGTGGACATCTTCTACCACCACCGGCCGGACCCGGACACTCCGCTGGAGGAGACGATGTCGGCGCTGGACGCCGCCGTCCGGTCCGGCAGGGCGATGTACGCCGGCATCTCCAACTACTCGGCCGAACAGACCGCGCGGGCCGCGGCGATCCTGCGGGACCTCGGCACGCCGCTGCTGATCAACCAGCCGTCGTACTCCATGCTGAACCGGTGGACCGAGCGGGACGGCCTGCTGGACACCCTCGCCGAGGTCGGCGCCGGCTGCATCGCGTTCAGCCCGCTGGCCCAGGGTGTGCTCACCGACCGCTACCTGGACGGCATTCCGGCCGATTCCCGGGTACGCACCAGCGAGTTCCTCTCCGAACGCGACCTCGACGCACCGACCATGACCGTGGTCCGCGAACTCACCGAACTGGCCGCCGGGCAGGGCCGTACGCTGGCGCAGCTGGCGCTGGTGTGGGCGCTGCGGGACACCCGGATGACCAGCCTGGTCATCGGCGCGAGCAGCATCGAGCAGTTGACCGCGAACGTGGACGCGCTGGCCGACCCCAAGCTCTCGCCGGACGAGATCGGCGAGATCGACCGCATCCTCCTCGGCGGCTGACCGGCCGCGGCGGGCGGCCGACCCCACAGGTCCGATTTCCGCGACCCCAACGGCGCCCGTGCCGGCTCCTGTCGGAACCGTGACAGGAGCCGGCACCGTTCCGTGGTATCCCTAACTCGCCAGTCAGCGGGCCGCAGCGCGGCGCGGGACTGCGGGGCGTGGGGCGAGGGGGCCTGGTGGGGCGGGTACTGGTGACCGAGGATGACGATCGGATCGGTCAGTTGGTCGGCCGCGCGTTGCGTGCCGACGCGCTCACCCCGGGATCACGGGCCGATGGGTCGACAGGCGCCGATCCCGCCCTCGGCAGCGAGTTCGACCTGACGGTTCTCGACCTGACCAGGCCCGGCACCGACGGCCGTCCGGTCCTGCGGCGGCTGCTGGCCGAGCGGCCCGGCCAGCGGGTCCTGGTGCTCTCCGCGGCGCCCGAGTTGGGCACCCGGATCGCCGTGCTGGCCGCCGGTGCCGCCGACTTCCTGGCCCGGCCGTTCGCGGTGGCCGAACTGGTCGCCCGGGTCCGCGCCTGGATGCGCTCCGCGGCGCCCGGCGCGGCGAACCGGTGGTTCCAGATCGGACCGGTACGCCTCGACCTGCTCGACTGTCTGGCCACCGTCAACGGCATCGACGTCGAGCTGGCGCTGCGGGAGTTCCTGCTGCTGCAACACCTGATGACCCGCGCCGGCCAGCCGTGCAGCCGGGACGAACTGCTCGCCGACGTCTGGGGGCTCACCTTCGATCCGGGCAGCAACGTCGTGGACGGGTACGTGCGCCGGCTGCGCGGCAAGCTGGACCGGCCCGAACGGATCGAGACGGTCCGCCACGTCGGCTACGCCTACGCCCTCGACTGACGGTTGGGCCCACTCCTGTGCCGTACGGCTCACTCCTCGGTGAGGCGTGCCGTACGGCTCACTCCTCGGTGAGGCGCAGGGCCAGCGCCGGGCA is a genomic window containing:
- a CDS encoding MerR family transcriptional regulator — its product is MHSIGELSRASGLSVSALRFYDGAGVLVPAVVDPHTGYRWYARRQLGPARLLAGLRRVGMPLPEIRTVLARWPDPDAVVPLLDAHLRRLQDGLADARLELSRVHALLIREENPMSTRCTVRASTLAAALDAVRFAVGTDPELPALSGVRLEETDDGLRLLATDRYRLAIATAPVLGRSGPPIRVTLPAALVDEVRDRLGGRTDGRLGGRTGDRTGGRSPAPEDETDDEVVVEVADAELSVTVAGHRATGGAVAGEWPDLTRVLRDASPGPHRRLAVDGTALRAAVRSGRALVREHDGVPREIVVLAPDPAGGVAVSDPHAPGPGETIALDREFLLQALDAGGPGQLVLELDNPVRPLAIRSATGPGYSVLMPVRL
- a CDS encoding FAD-dependent monooxygenase, producing the protein MNVDAEVIVAGAGPTGLLLAGDLAAAGVSCTVLERWAHESNLTRAFAVHARTLELFDARGLAEELLGTGQRLRRLRLFGRAQLDLGRLPSRFPFVLVTPQYHTEAVLSRWATKQGARIETGVEVTGVDQDQDAVRVTVGSPAGPRTLRARYLVGADGVRSTVRTALGIDFPGNAAVRSLMLADVRLAEQPPEVLSVGADGRAFAFLAPFGDGWYRVIAWDRTHQLPDSAPVELAEIAALTREALGTDFGMHDARWLSRFHSDERQATTYRSGRVMLAGDAAHVHSPAGGQGMNTGLQDAANLSWKLAAVLHDTAPAALLDTYESERYPVGTQVLRTSGALLRAVTAGPGPRLLLRNLVVRLAAGIPALNDRLAARVSGIATRYPAPPGAHPSVGTRVPDLPLSGPDGTPQRLYEALRGGRSVLVTAAPVTPPPGWAGRLTPAVRADGLPATLLVRPDGYLGWAADGPATPPPASLSAALPGSSSGSLR
- a CDS encoding TetR/AcrR family transcriptional regulator, with translation MGDAGAARLMRAEGSRPVRKSDRTRLAILAAARRQFTDLGYDKASVRSIAGAAGIDPSMVIRYFGSKDGLFDAALAADLALPDLVGVPPADRGRTLAEHFVRRWEGDLHDDALALLLRSAATNPAAADRVREIFRRQLVGMIAAVVPPAEAPRRAGLVATQVLGLALCRYLLRLPPVVGMTPAAIGRMIGPTLQRYLSEPLEEPGSAAERLAGGGVAGPSAAQPR
- a CDS encoding aldo/keto reductase, giving the protein MTYRRAGRSGLCLPALSLGLWHNFGHGRSQDQQREILLRAFDLGITHFDLANNYGPPAGSAEERFGRVLATDLGRYRDELVVSTKAGYRMWPGPYGEWGSRKYLLSSLDASLRRLKLDYVDIFYHHRPDPDTPLEETMSALDAAVRSGRAMYAGISNYSAEQTARAAAILRDLGTPLLINQPSYSMLNRWTERDGLLDTLAEVGAGCIAFSPLAQGVLTDRYLDGIPADSRVRTSEFLSERDLDAPTMTVVRELTELAAGQGRTLAQLALVWALRDTRMTSLVIGASSIEQLTANVDALADPKLSPDEIGEIDRILLGG
- a CDS encoding response regulator transcription factor; amino-acid sequence: MGRVLVTEDDDRIGQLVGRALRADALTPGSRADGSTGADPALGSEFDLTVLDLTRPGTDGRPVLRRLLAERPGQRVLVLSAAPELGTRIAVLAAGAADFLARPFAVAELVARVRAWMRSAAPGAANRWFQIGPVRLDLLDCLATVNGIDVELALREFLLLQHLMTRAGQPCSRDELLADVWGLTFDPGSNVVDGYVRRLRGKLDRPERIETVRHVGYAYALD